A section of the Aminiphilus circumscriptus DSM 16581 genome encodes:
- a CDS encoding response regulator transcription factor, with the protein MNWRILIVEDEPLEREALSRFLREAPFQNETRTCANATEFCETAMEWDPHIVLLDIRIPGGDGLSALEKLREQGFGAKVLVLTAYDVFEYARRAMGLGVSSFLVKPVSPKTLYEALQKVLEQLDRQSEEEERFQRIQTFVRENRGPLTMAVVSDLISGGTDPESLEGIARELGLPPSEACHVMGVVTLEELKNNNLSMVQFLEAAARSFADTIVLPWRRSMILFLVPVSRTPHAEELAARILEVLAANDIQGNVVFGGTVNTLKDMGSTVTSLEEALEESLLGGTGRVVWVDELQFLPDEGASCDDVEWQEIRDDIVEAFRNGRMDLMASGRDTLVRLMERSVWNDVELSKMLVLGLLGQICTVLLELRCDLNTVKAWARRQMLNILGANNFMGLHPILVQALEGAWGVRESAQDGGALVISQAMAFIREHYDEVTLESVARHVHVSVSHLSRLFQKVLRRRFVDVVKEIRMERAKALLGQGMSVRDVALQVGYGNIAYFSTLFKQTCGKSPSEYRRQGI; encoded by the coding sequence ATGAACTGGCGCATTCTCATCGTCGAGGACGAGCCCCTGGAAAGAGAGGCCCTCTCCCGCTTTCTCCGGGAAGCCCCTTTCCAGAATGAAACACGCACCTGCGCCAACGCAACGGAATTCTGCGAAACCGCCATGGAGTGGGATCCTCACATTGTTCTCCTCGATATCCGCATTCCCGGCGGAGACGGCCTGTCGGCGCTCGAAAAACTCCGGGAGCAGGGATTCGGAGCGAAGGTCCTGGTTCTCACCGCCTACGACGTGTTCGAATATGCCCGTCGCGCCATGGGACTCGGCGTCTCCTCCTTTCTGGTGAAACCCGTCTCTCCCAAGACACTCTATGAAGCACTGCAAAAAGTGCTGGAACAACTGGACAGGCAGAGCGAGGAGGAGGAGAGGTTCCAGCGCATCCAGACCTTCGTGCGGGAAAACCGAGGGCCACTCACCATGGCTGTCGTCTCGGACCTCATCTCCGGCGGTACCGATCCGGAATCGCTGGAGGGAATCGCCCGGGAGCTGGGACTGCCTCCCTCCGAGGCGTGTCATGTCATGGGTGTGGTGACTCTCGAAGAACTGAAGAACAACAATCTGAGCATGGTCCAGTTCCTCGAAGCTGCCGCACGTTCCTTCGCGGACACCATCGTCCTTCCCTGGCGACGCTCCATGATTCTCTTCCTCGTTCCCGTCTCCCGGACGCCCCATGCGGAGGAACTCGCCGCCCGTATCCTCGAGGTGCTGGCGGCGAACGACATCCAGGGAAACGTGGTCTTCGGCGGGACCGTGAACACTCTCAAGGACATGGGAAGTACCGTGACGTCCCTTGAAGAGGCCCTCGAGGAAAGCCTCCTCGGCGGAACAGGCCGGGTGGTCTGGGTGGACGAACTCCAATTCCTTCCGGACGAAGGTGCGAGCTGCGACGATGTGGAGTGGCAGGAAATCCGGGACGACATCGTGGAAGCCTTCCGCAACGGCCGTATGGATCTCATGGCCTCGGGACGGGATACCCTCGTCCGGCTCATGGAACGCTCCGTCTGGAATGACGTCGAGCTGTCCAAAATGCTCGTTCTCGGCCTCCTTGGGCAGATCTGCACGGTTCTTCTGGAACTCCGATGCGATCTGAACACCGTCAAGGCCTGGGCACGCCGCCAGATGCTGAACATCCTGGGCGCGAACAACTTCATGGGGCTCCATCCCATACTCGTCCAGGCCCTGGAGGGTGCCTGGGGTGTGCGGGAGAGCGCCCAGGACGGAGGCGCCCTTGTCATTTCCCAAGCCATGGCCTTCATCCGAGAGCACTACGACGAGGTGACCCTCGAAAGCGTGGCGCGTCATGTCCACGTGAGCGTGAGTCATCTGAGCCGTCTTTTCCAGAAGGTCCTCCGGAGACGCTTCGTGGACGTGGTGAAGGAGATCCGCATGGAACGGGCCAAAGCACTCCTCGGACAAGGCATGAGTGTCCGGGACGTGGCTCTCCAGGTGGGATACGGCAACATCGCCTATTTCAGCACCCTCTTCAAGCAAACCTGCGGCAAAAGCCCCAGCGAATACCGCCGCCAGGGGATTTGA
- a CDS encoding potassium/proton antiporter — MDEPFHILFTTGVLVLLSILASKVSDRFGVPVAVMFLALGMLAGSDGLGGIYFDNAVAANFVGTLALAFILFSGGLDTNWRVVRPVFGRGLVLSTVGVAITALLVGLFTWRVLGFSFGEGLLLGSIVSSTDAAAVFGVLRSRGVGLRGELKPLLEFESGSNDPMAVFMTLGVLGFLQHGGFAWTSLAGAFVLNMAGGVLTGVALGVAAGWIFNRIRLDYEGLYPTLSIGVVLFVYGVSEYVHANGFLAVYACGMTLGNTDFPNKRYVLKFHDGLAWLMQIGMFLVLGLLVFPSKFPQVAVPALLVAGFLMFVARPLAVLTALLGSRFSLAERALVAWTGLRGAVPIVLATFPLTAGYAGSSSIFHMVFFTVLASVLVQGKTLMPVASLLGVDEPMSARPKNPLEFERTPQMQGDVREFEILPNMAAAGKSIAELELPRDVLILLIRRNEGFVVPRGHTRIAPYDTLMVMAEPGGFGRRGKSCPHRPSGSPLPGIRRKRPPKKPRKERRRCTSPEIRKRETSGGKSQRCGLRRMSLCSFVSCLVSFLPGVPENLPSSSCGGCPFQRGIRRRKGVLELSARERRV; from the coding sequence ATGGACGAGCCCTTTCACATTCTGTTCACCACGGGCGTCCTGGTCCTGCTGAGCATCCTGGCGAGCAAGGTCTCGGACCGCTTCGGCGTGCCCGTGGCGGTGATGTTTCTCGCTTTGGGCATGCTCGCGGGGTCGGACGGCCTGGGAGGCATCTACTTCGACAATGCCGTGGCGGCGAACTTCGTGGGAACCCTCGCGCTCGCGTTCATCCTCTTCTCGGGAGGACTCGATACGAACTGGAGAGTCGTGCGCCCCGTGTTCGGAAGAGGTCTTGTCCTTTCCACCGTGGGAGTGGCGATCACGGCACTTCTGGTGGGACTGTTCACCTGGAGAGTGCTCGGCTTTTCCTTCGGCGAAGGTCTGCTTCTGGGATCGATCGTCTCTTCCACCGACGCGGCGGCGGTGTTCGGTGTGCTTCGTTCCCGTGGCGTGGGACTTCGGGGTGAACTAAAACCCCTCCTTGAGTTCGAGTCGGGCAGCAACGATCCCATGGCGGTGTTCATGACCCTCGGCGTGCTCGGATTTCTGCAGCACGGCGGTTTTGCCTGGACGTCCCTGGCAGGGGCCTTTGTCCTCAACATGGCCGGAGGCGTTCTGACGGGAGTTGCCCTCGGAGTCGCCGCGGGATGGATCTTCAACAGAATACGCCTCGACTACGAAGGACTCTACCCGACGCTGAGCATCGGAGTGGTGCTCTTCGTCTACGGGGTGAGTGAGTACGTTCACGCCAATGGATTTCTCGCGGTCTACGCCTGCGGCATGACCCTTGGAAACACGGATTTTCCAAACAAGCGCTATGTGCTGAAGTTTCACGACGGACTTGCCTGGCTCATGCAGATCGGCATGTTTCTCGTGCTCGGATTGCTGGTGTTCCCCTCCAAATTTCCCCAGGTGGCCGTTCCGGCGCTCCTCGTCGCAGGGTTTTTGATGTTTGTGGCCCGCCCGCTGGCGGTCCTCACCGCACTTCTGGGAAGCCGTTTTTCTCTGGCGGAACGGGCTCTCGTCGCCTGGACGGGATTGCGCGGCGCGGTTCCCATCGTGCTCGCCACGTTTCCGCTCACGGCGGGATATGCCGGTTCGAGCAGCATCTTCCACATGGTTTTCTTCACGGTACTTGCGTCGGTGTTGGTTCAGGGAAAGACACTCATGCCTGTGGCGAGCCTGCTGGGAGTGGACGAACCCATGTCCGCCCGGCCGAAGAATCCTCTGGAATTCGAGCGGACGCCTCAGATGCAGGGAGACGTGCGTGAGTTCGAGATCCTGCCCAACATGGCTGCGGCGGGAAAAAGCATTGCCGAACTGGAACTGCCCCGGGACGTGCTCATCCTCCTGATCCGGCGCAACGAAGGGTTTGTCGTCCCCAGGGGGCATACCCGCATAGCGCCCTACGATACCCTCATGGTGATGGCAGAGCCCGGGGGCTTCGGGCGGCGAGGGAAATCCTGTCCGCACCGTCCGTCAGGGAGCCCCTTGCCGGGAATCCGAAGGAAGCGTCCGCCGAAAAAACCAAGAAAGGAGAGAAGACGTTGCACTTCCCCTGAGATCCGAAAGAGGGAGACATCCGGAGGAAAATCGCAACGCTGCGGTCTCCGCCGGATGTCTCTTTGTTCCTTTGTTTCCTGTCTCGTTTCCTTTCTGCCCGGCGTTCCGGAAAACCTTCCGTCCTCTTCCTGCGGCGGATGTCCCTTTCAAAGGGGCATCCGCCGCAGGAAAGGTGTTCTCGAACTTTCGGCACGCGAACGCCGTGTATGA
- the yedE gene encoding YedE family putative selenium transporter, with protein MRSLDKLLLSRLGPVLAGGVAGVLAALLVTWGNPGNMGICVACFTRDIAGALGLHRAAAVQYLRPEIAGLVLGAFGSALLFREFRPRSGSSPLVRFFLGFFAMVGALIFLGCPWRAYLRLAGGDWTAIAGIAGLSSGIGIGIGFLWKGFSLGKNSKNLSAAGYLMPLAAVAIMVLLVMAPLFGRDAQGTPVGPIFFSEKGPGSQHALFAVSLAVGLAVGWLAQRSRFCTVGALRDLFMLRDGHLFFGVLAFVLAAFATNLALGQFKPGFEGQPVAHTNHLWNFLGMTLAGLAFTLAGGCPGRQLILSGEGDGDAGIFVLGMLVGAGFAHNFSLASSASGPSPYGPTAVGIGLIFCLATGFLMRERLD; from the coding sequence ATGCGTTCTTTGGACAAGCTGCTTCTTTCCCGTCTCGGCCCAGTCCTCGCCGGAGGAGTTGCGGGAGTGCTCGCAGCGCTTCTCGTCACGTGGGGAAATCCTGGCAACATGGGAATCTGCGTAGCCTGTTTCACCCGGGACATCGCGGGTGCCCTCGGGCTGCACAGGGCCGCGGCGGTGCAATATCTCCGTCCGGAAATCGCCGGACTCGTGCTCGGAGCCTTCGGCTCGGCACTGCTCTTCCGGGAATTCCGCCCCCGTTCGGGCTCGTCGCCGTTGGTGCGGTTCTTCCTCGGCTTTTTCGCCATGGTAGGCGCCCTGATTTTTCTCGGCTGTCCCTGGCGGGCCTATCTCCGCCTCGCTGGAGGCGATTGGACGGCCATCGCAGGTATCGCAGGACTTTCCTCCGGTATCGGCATCGGCATCGGCTTCCTCTGGAAGGGGTTCTCCCTCGGCAAGAATTCGAAAAACCTCTCCGCCGCCGGATATCTCATGCCTCTCGCAGCGGTGGCCATCATGGTTCTCCTCGTGATGGCGCCGCTCTTTGGTCGAGATGCACAAGGCACTCCCGTCGGCCCCATCTTTTTCTCGGAAAAGGGGCCGGGATCGCAACATGCCCTTTTCGCCGTCTCCCTGGCGGTGGGGCTCGCGGTGGGCTGGCTGGCGCAGCGAAGCCGCTTCTGCACCGTGGGGGCGCTGCGAGATCTCTTCATGCTCCGGGACGGACATCTCTTCTTCGGCGTGCTCGCCTTCGTCCTCGCCGCCTTCGCGACCAACCTCGCCCTCGGGCAGTTCAAACCCGGCTTCGAAGGGCAACCGGTGGCCCACACGAACCACCTGTGGAACTTTCTCGGCATGACGCTTGCGGGGCTCGCTTTCACTCTCGCCGGAGGCTGCCCGGGACGCCAGCTCATTCTGAGCGGCGAGGGAGACGGTGACGCGGGCATCTTTGTTCTCGGCATGCTCGTCGGGGCGGGGTTCGCCCACAACTTCTCCCTCGCCAGCTCCGCCTCCGGACCCTCACCCTACGGCCCGACGGCGGTGGGCATCGGGCTGATATTCTGTCTTGCCACCGGTTTTCTCATGCGGGAACGACTGGACTAG
- a CDS encoding peroxiredoxin gives MEQQKCLCMPLLGDSFPELYVNTTHGPMNIPGDLKGSWFVLFSHPADFTPVCTTEFVGFQKRIADFDALGCKLIGMSIDQVFSHIKWVQWIKETLGVEITYPIVAGTETLAQKLGMLHPEKGSNTVRAVFVGDPEGKVRLVLYYPQEIGRNIDEVVRAVRALQVSDEQEGALPANWPNNELIKDHVIVPPAADLATAAERVKLYENFDWWFCHKPLKQ, from the coding sequence ATGGAACAGCAGAAATGCCTTTGTATGCCCCTTCTCGGTGATTCCTTCCCCGAACTCTACGTGAACACCACCCACGGTCCGATGAACATCCCCGGCGATCTCAAGGGGTCCTGGTTCGTCCTCTTCAGTCATCCCGCTGATTTCACCCCTGTCTGCACCACCGAATTCGTGGGTTTCCAGAAGCGAATCGCCGATTTCGACGCACTGGGTTGCAAACTCATCGGCATGTCCATCGATCAGGTTTTCTCCCACATCAAATGGGTCCAGTGGATCAAAGAAACTCTCGGTGTGGAGATCACCTACCCCATCGTGGCCGGCACGGAGACGCTCGCACAGAAACTGGGCATGCTCCATCCCGAAAAGGGGTCCAACACCGTCCGGGCCGTTTTTGTGGGAGATCCCGAGGGCAAGGTTCGCCTCGTTCTCTACTACCCCCAGGAGATCGGACGCAATATCGACGAAGTGGTCCGGGCCGTCCGGGCACTTCAGGTCTCGGACGAACAGGAGGGGGCTCTTCCCGCAAACTGGCCGAACAACGAACTGATCAAGGATCATGTGATCGTTCCTCCCGCAGCGGATCTCGCCACCGCGGCGGAGCGGGTCAAGCTCTACGAGAACTTCGACTGGTGGTTCTGCCACAAGCCACTGAAACAATAA
- a CDS encoding phosphate--AMP phosphotransferase, translated as MLDQVDLKKKLDRKTYKETAPALRLRLAKLQREVKETGMPVLVVFEGWETSGKGTVLNQLLQPLDPRGFRVENVGRPGEDERFRPFFWAFWRRTPANGRIAFFNRSWYRRVLDDRLTEALSPHRLDEAFQESLEFERQLTQEGALLVKFFLHISKKEQRKRLKALEAEEATSWRVTKEDWERHERYDEMAGYVEEMLLRTDRGEAPWTLVESHDREYAEVKILATLVKALEERLAALKADVFGKKPLPDPVALSQETPASVAEGDEADLSGGDALRKEMDDVLRPTVLGRVDLSRNISFEEYKKQLPRLQDRFREIEYALYRERIPVVVLFEGWDAAGKGGCIKRLTSRLDPRGYEVNPVAAPNDIERAHHYLWRFWTAFPKAGHVAIFDRSWYGRVLVERVEGFCSEDAWRRAYGEINEMESQWSRFGTVVIKFWLHIDREE; from the coding sequence GTGCTGGACCAGGTGGATCTCAAAAAGAAACTGGACAGAAAGACCTACAAGGAGACCGCGCCTGCTTTGCGACTCCGGCTTGCGAAACTGCAGCGGGAAGTGAAGGAGACGGGCATGCCCGTTCTGGTGGTTTTCGAGGGATGGGAGACCTCCGGCAAGGGAACGGTGCTCAATCAACTTCTTCAGCCTCTCGACCCGAGAGGCTTCCGCGTGGAGAATGTCGGGCGTCCTGGAGAAGACGAGCGGTTTCGTCCTTTTTTCTGGGCTTTCTGGCGCCGAACTCCCGCGAACGGTCGCATCGCCTTCTTCAATCGGAGCTGGTATCGTCGTGTTCTGGACGACCGGCTCACCGAAGCGCTTTCGCCGCATCGCCTCGACGAGGCGTTTCAGGAGAGCCTTGAGTTCGAGCGCCAACTGACCCAGGAAGGAGCACTGCTCGTCAAGTTCTTTCTCCACATCTCGAAGAAAGAACAGAGAAAGCGTCTCAAGGCCCTTGAGGCGGAAGAGGCGACAAGCTGGCGTGTCACGAAGGAGGATTGGGAGCGGCACGAACGCTACGACGAGATGGCGGGGTATGTGGAGGAGATGCTGCTCCGCACCGATCGGGGCGAGGCTCCCTGGACGCTCGTGGAATCCCATGACCGGGAATACGCGGAGGTGAAAATCCTCGCCACGCTGGTGAAGGCCCTGGAGGAGCGGCTCGCCGCTTTGAAGGCAGATGTCTTTGGAAAAAAGCCTCTCCCTGATCCCGTTGCGCTTTCGCAGGAGACGCCTGCGTCTGTCGCGGAGGGAGACGAAGCGGACCTTTCCGGGGGGGATGCGCTTCGGAAGGAAATGGACGACGTGCTCCGCCCCACCGTGCTCGGCCGGGTTGACCTGTCGAGGAACATCTCCTTCGAGGAGTACAAAAAACAGCTTCCCCGTCTCCAGGACCGTTTTCGAGAGATTGAATACGCGCTGTACCGCGAGCGGATTCCCGTGGTGGTCCTCTTCGAGGGATGGGACGCTGCGGGCAAAGGAGGGTGTATCAAGCGCCTCACGTCGCGCCTGGATCCAAGGGGATACGAAGTGAATCCCGTGGCGGCGCCGAACGACATCGAGCGGGCCCATCACTACCTCTGGCGCTTCTGGACCGCCTTCCCCAAGGCAGGACACGTTGCCATCTTCGACCGAAGCTGGTACGGGCGCGTTCTGGTGGAGCGGGTGGAGGGGTTTTGCTCCGAAGATGCCTGGCGAAGAGCCTACGGAGAGATCAATGAAATGGAGAGCCAATGGAGTCGTTTCGGTACGGTTGTGATCAAGTTCTGGCTCCACATCGACAGGGAGGAGTGA
- a CDS encoding type II toxin-antitoxin system HicB family antitoxin — MKDKYVYPAFFCYDEGGEIGVVFPDLPGCVSQGTPEEEALRMAREALSLHLFGMEEDGDEIPEPTRPTELSPGKDQVIVLVDVFMPPFREKMNNRAVNRMVTLPRWLDAEAKAAKISYSQVLQEGLKTRLGIKA; from the coding sequence ATGAAAGACAAATACGTGTATCCCGCATTTTTCTGCTACGACGAGGGTGGGGAAATCGGGGTTGTCTTTCCCGACCTTCCGGGTTGCGTCTCCCAGGGAACCCCCGAAGAAGAGGCGTTGCGCATGGCCAGGGAAGCTCTTTCCCTGCACCTTTTCGGAATGGAAGAGGATGGGGACGAGATCCCGGAGCCTACCCGCCCGACGGAGCTTTCCCCGGGGAAAGATCAGGTGATCGTGCTTGTGGACGTTTTCATGCCCCCGTTCCGGGAGAAGATGAACAACAGGGCTGTGAACAGGATGGTTACACTTCCCCGGTGGCTGGATGCGGAAGCGAAGGCGGCAAAAATAAGCTACTCCCAGGTTCTTCAGGAAGGGCTGAAAACCCGCCTGGGAATAAAGGCATAA
- a CDS encoding sulfurtransferase TusA family protein — MNAAHEEKTHRFEVDARGLSCPQPVLETKKALTGRTSGEGTILVDTVTSRENVSRFARSQGWQVTWTESADEGFRVLLSK, encoded by the coding sequence ATGAACGCAGCACACGAGGAAAAGACACACCGTTTCGAGGTGGACGCCCGGGGCCTGTCCTGCCCACAGCCGGTCCTGGAGACGAAAAAAGCCCTGACAGGGCGTACCTCCGGAGAGGGAACAATCCTGGTGGACACGGTCACATCCCGGGAAAATGTGAGCCGCTTCGCCCGAAGCCAGGGTTGGCAGGTCACGTGGACAGAGAGTGCCGACGAAGGATTCCGGGTACTCCTCTCGAAATGA
- a CDS encoding IS5 family transposase has translation MKRQKTFASAISFEKYRKPTKRELFLAEMEQIVPWKELCARLEPFYPKEGRGRPPIGLERMLRIHFLQNWFNLSDRGVEEALYDVESMRRFARIDLGNEPVPDETTICKFRHLLETHKLAEKLFEAVNLHLASRGLKLSEGTIVDATIIHAPSSTKNREKKRDPEMHSTKKGNQYYFGMKVHVGVDKESKQVHSLVTTPANVHDSTRIGELLHGEEKEVRGDSAYMGKTEEIRTKAPRAVDYTQKRATKHKKLTEEEKEQNRLLSKVRSRVEHVFHVVKCVFGFTKVRYKGLAKNTGVVYVLFALCNLYMARGFLLSTGG, from the coding sequence ATGAAGCGACAGAAAACTTTCGCGAGCGCCATTTCGTTCGAGAAATACCGAAAACCCACCAAACGGGAACTCTTTCTCGCCGAAATGGAACAGATAGTTCCTTGGAAAGAGCTTTGCGCTCGTCTCGAACCCTTCTATCCGAAAGAGGGAAGAGGACGTCCTCCCATAGGGCTGGAGAGAATGCTCCGGATCCACTTTCTCCAGAACTGGTTCAACCTCAGCGATAGGGGTGTAGAAGAAGCCCTCTATGACGTGGAGTCCATGCGGCGCTTCGCCCGTATCGATCTCGGCAACGAACCCGTTCCGGACGAGACCACGATTTGCAAGTTCCGCCATCTTCTGGAAACCCACAAGCTCGCAGAGAAACTCTTCGAGGCGGTGAATCTTCATCTCGCCTCCCGGGGCTTAAAACTCTCCGAGGGAACCATCGTGGATGCCACGATCATCCATGCTCCTTCATCGACGAAAAACCGGGAGAAGAAACGCGACCCGGAGATGCATTCCACGAAGAAGGGCAACCAGTACTACTTCGGTATGAAAGTCCATGTCGGTGTGGACAAGGAAAGCAAACAGGTCCACAGTCTCGTCACCACTCCGGCGAACGTGCACGACTCCACCCGAATCGGTGAACTCCTGCACGGAGAAGAAAAAGAAGTCCGGGGAGATTCGGCCTACATGGGCAAAACCGAAGAGATCCGGACGAAAGCCCCGCGCGCCGTGGATTATACCCAAAAAAGAGCCACGAAGCACAAAAAGCTCACCGAAGAAGAGAAAGAGCAAAACCGTCTTCTTTCAAAAGTCCGTTCGCGGGTTGAACATGTCTTCCACGTCGTCAAATGCGTCTTCGGATTCACCAAAGTGCGCTATAAAGGTCTCGCCAAAAATACCGGTGTCGTGTACGTGCTCTTCGCTCTGTGCAATCTCTACATGGCGAGAGGTTTTCTCCTGTCCACAGGGGGGTAG
- a CDS encoding type II toxin-antitoxin system HicA family toxin, protein MGKSYSSSEIIKLLKKDGWFLYKTTGDHHQFKHPVKKGKVTVPHPKKDLNISVLESIRKQSGLKI, encoded by the coding sequence ATGGGCAAAAGCTATTCTTCATCGGAAATCATCAAGTTGCTCAAAAAGGACGGATGGTTTCTCTACAAAACCACGGGGGATCACCATCAGTTCAAACACCCGGTAAAGAAAGGCAAAGTGACGGTCCCCCATCCCAAAAAAGATTTGAACATCTCGGTTTTGGAAAGTATCAGGAAACAATCGGGGCTCAAGATATAG
- a CDS encoding IS3 family transposase (programmed frameshift) — MAKNATNGRYSKEFRHEAVNMIIEGGLTAYEASRQLSLPKSTLENWVRAYKAGKLSDIGGERRPLTQVEEELERVKRELAQVKQERDILKKAAAYFGPGVAVRYAVIRRFRSKYPVPRLCRVLEVSTSGYYAWLKRPDSPRNQEEKRLELEIIAAHKRTEETYGPERLQKELACHGVHIGVHRIKRIRRKLGLRCKQVKKFKATTNANHKLPVATNLLEQNFVTEAPNQVWVTDITYIPTAEGWLYLAGHKDLFTGEIVGYAMGERMTKNLVTQSLFRAVAAKRPAAGLIHHSDRGSQYCAAGYRKLLDQFKMRASMSRRGNCYDNAPIESFWGVLKNELVHHCRYETRQEAIRQITTYIEIFYNRQRRQKRLGYLSPAAYEKQFFKEQ, encoded by the exons ATGGCAAAGAACGCAACGAACGGTCGCTATTCGAAAGAATTTCGGCATGAAGCCGTCAACATGATCATTGAAGGCGGCTTGACAGCATATGAAGCATCGCGTCAACTCTCCCTGCCCAAGTCGACCCTGGAAAACTGGGTGAGAGCGTACAAGGCCGGAAAACTTTCCGATATTGGCGGCGAGCGGCGGCCTCTCACTCAGGTTGAGGAGGAGCTTGAGCGCGTCAAACGAGAGCTTGCTCAAGTAAAACAGGAGCGCGATATCTTAAAAAAAGCCGCCGCGTACTTTG GCCCGGGAGTCGCTGTCCGGTACGCGGTAATCAGGCGGTTTCGATCGAAGTATCCGGTTCCTCGGCTATGTCGGGTTCTGGAGGTTTCAACCAGTGGCTACTACGCCTGGCTGAAACGACCGGATTCTCCCCGGAATCAAGAGGAAAAACGGCTCGAACTCGAAATCATAGCGGCTCATAAAAGAACGGAAGAAACCTACGGTCCGGAACGTCTGCAGAAAGAGCTTGCCTGCCACGGCGTTCACATTGGAGTTCACCGGATCAAACGGATTCGCAGGAAACTGGGGCTTCGCTGCAAACAGGTCAAAAAGTTCAAAGCAACCACAAACGCAAACCACAAGCTGCCGGTTGCCACAAATCTTTTAGAACAAAACTTTGTCACGGAGGCCCCGAATCAAGTCTGGGTAACGGATATCACTTACATCCCCACAGCCGAGGGCTGGTTATATCTTGCCGGTCACAAGGATCTTTTTACCGGAGAGATTGTGGGCTACGCCATGGGAGAACGCATGACAAAGAATCTGGTCACCCAGTCCCTGTTTCGCGCTGTCGCTGCCAAGAGGCCTGCGGCTGGTTTGATTCATCATTCCGACCGTGGCAGTCAGTACTGCGCCGCGGGCTACCGAAAACTCCTTGACCAGTTCAAAATGCGGGCATCGATGAGCCGCCGTGGGAACTGCTATGACAACGCGCCCATTGAGAGTTTCTGGGGTGTGCTGAAAAACGAACTCGTTCATCATTGCCGTTACGAAACCCGGCAGGAAGCTATACGGCAGATCACGACGTACATCGAAATCTTTTACAATCGGCAGCGACGGCAGAAGAGACTTGGTTATCTCTCCCCTGCCGCCTATGAGAAACAATTTTTCAAAGAGCAGTAG